Proteins from a genomic interval of Undibacterium parvum:
- a CDS encoding rhodanese-like domain-containing protein, with the protein MSMSLHLKLYAVALSIALPLVAQAEIKVLIGHDPADDNVKQQQSMLASPTPTLTAALGSQIVLKQTSDLTDVMRASRTQENDILIGPPHVTASAISHSYDLLARNKQNTQFVLIARKEIDTPDKMKGARLYLTQQDSARTYLAKGLLTEMGVSMKSFQKATFGKTSGAGLLAISSNLADVTIAEQEEAQIWMKSNPNIAKILKSTRTVPSGAAMMVRKDMPDSDRKKLLKWLASPDASSSGFAKFQSTSSADEEQYRYIASLGILTPESIPGIARVGADQVVKLLAAGAVAVDTRGAKEYELEHIKGAVHAPYLEKSLKDREYDGTLDDFSALSKLSLDQTLIFYCNGPECWKSYKASIAAQAKGAKKIHWYRGGMPEWREKSLPVAQKS; encoded by the coding sequence ATGAGTATGTCTCTACATCTAAAGCTGTATGCAGTTGCACTGAGTATCGCACTCCCGCTCGTGGCTCAGGCAGAAATCAAGGTATTAATCGGTCACGACCCAGCTGATGACAATGTTAAACAACAGCAATCCATGCTGGCTTCGCCTACCCCTACACTGACTGCAGCGCTTGGATCACAGATAGTGCTCAAGCAAACCTCAGATCTAACCGATGTCATGCGCGCTTCGCGCACACAGGAAAACGATATCCTGATTGGCCCGCCGCACGTTACTGCATCGGCCATTAGTCATAGTTATGATTTATTGGCGCGCAACAAACAAAATACGCAATTTGTCCTGATCGCACGTAAAGAAATCGACACGCCAGACAAAATGAAGGGCGCACGTCTATACCTGACTCAGCAAGACTCCGCCAGAACTTACCTGGCCAAAGGCTTGCTGACAGAAATGGGTGTGAGCATGAAAAGCTTCCAAAAAGCTACGTTTGGCAAAACCAGCGGTGCCGGTTTGCTGGCGATTTCTTCCAATCTGGCAGACGTCACCATTGCCGAGCAAGAGGAGGCGCAGATTTGGATGAAGAGCAATCCTAACATTGCTAAGATTCTAAAATCTACCCGTACTGTGCCGTCTGGTGCGGCCATGATGGTGCGCAAGGATATGCCCGATAGCGATAGAAAAAAACTTTTGAAATGGCTAGCCTCACCGGATGCCAGCAGCAGTGGTTTTGCGAAGTTTCAGAGCACCAGCAGCGCCGATGAAGAGCAATACCGCTACATTGCATCACTCGGGATTTTGACGCCTGAGAGTATTCCCGGGATTGCCCGTGTAGGTGCAGATCAGGTCGTGAAATTGCTGGCGGCAGGTGCAGTAGCAGTAGACACGCGCGGTGCTAAGGAATATGAACTTGAACATATCAAAGGCGCGGTACACGCCCCCTATCTCGAAAAGAGCCTGAAAGACCGGGAATATGATGGCACACTGGACGACTTTTCAGCCCTCTCCAAACTATCCCTGGACCAGACTTTGATTTTTTATTGCAACGGTCCGGAGTGCTGGAAATCTTACAAGGCCTCGATCGCGGCTCAGGCCAAAGGTGCAAAAAAAATCCATTGGTACCGCGGTGGCATGCCAGAATGGCGTGAAAAATCTTTGCCTGTGGCGCAAAAATCTTAG
- a CDS encoding DUF3108 domain-containing protein, which produces MHNSISRLQGLFLILGFSAYSLAYADSAINLPPSVDLQYAIKARQKGLSVSGEALVKWQLTEQKNKKSYTLLTETRVMLFGKILEANSYGNIDEFGVAPDKYVEKRFGKDATTTSFDRSKKTIQFTASNDIYTIKGGEQDRSSATWQLVALARAAGDKFIPGSEWKMFVAGRRDAEAWSFKVAEVVTLNTALGEFSSVHIIKAPPPDSKDQQLEIWLAPKLEWYPVRLKFTDADGDTVDQTLSSMNK; this is translated from the coding sequence ATGCACAATTCTATCTCCCGCTTACAAGGCTTGTTTCTTATCTTAGGCTTTAGCGCCTATAGCCTGGCTTACGCCGACAGCGCGATCAATCTGCCGCCTTCGGTGGATCTACAGTACGCGATTAAAGCCAGACAAAAAGGCTTGTCGGTCAGCGGCGAAGCCTTGGTGAAATGGCAGCTCACGGAGCAAAAAAATAAGAAGTCCTATACCTTACTGACCGAAACCCGGGTGATGTTGTTTGGCAAAATTCTGGAGGCGAATAGCTACGGCAATATCGATGAATTTGGCGTCGCGCCCGATAAATATGTAGAGAAACGATTCGGTAAAGACGCCACCACCACCAGTTTTGATCGCAGCAAAAAAACCATACAATTTACCGCCTCCAATGACATTTACACTATTAAAGGTGGTGAACAAGATCGCAGTAGCGCCACCTGGCAACTGGTGGCGCTAGCCAGAGCGGCGGGAGATAAATTTATCCCTGGTAGCGAATGGAAAATGTTTGTGGCAGGCCGACGCGATGCCGAAGCCTGGTCGTTCAAGGTAGCAGAGGTCGTTACTTTAAATACTGCACTGGGCGAATTTTCTAGCGTTCACATCATCAAAGCACCGCCACCCGATTCCAAGGACCAGCAACTGGAAATCTGGCTGGCACCCAAACTGGAATGGTATCCGGTGCGCCTGAAGTTTACCGATGCCGACGGTGATACCGTCGACCAGACCCTGAGCAGCATGAATAAGTAA
- a CDS encoding DUF3108 domain-containing protein — protein MISTKPDSALKLYQRQLMQELKHKRTSLVAALLTILLHIMLLQASSIPNWHNMPVPRIEQVVQISLSPSTLLEDRQPALVSPPPELKAQQDQPKPRQPKISEPKLATNSEESQQIIPDAPANDLPPKPAEPPAQTLAVPEPEPEPSPAAPASYTLALPESVELKMALLRTDPDSTRAPIYGVGTIDWSIEGDRYKLSIEAGLDMLFTSINLYRLTSEGGINSFGLAPELSTEARRTRAKTATHFHPEDKTVSFSASSAKLAIQDGAQDKASFVMQLASIGKGDPSQFYAGREISLQVAEEKELSVFVFTILEKVELSTKLGTFSTWHLVRAPRPGAYSSQLEIWLAPATGWYPLQIRNTESNGIVTTQSVIKIIPKNTPDL, from the coding sequence ATGATTTCAACTAAGCCCGACTCCGCACTAAAGCTCTATCAGCGGCAACTAATGCAAGAACTCAAGCACAAGCGCACTAGCCTGGTTGCCGCCTTGCTGACCATTTTGCTGCACATCATGCTGCTGCAAGCGAGCTCCATCCCGAATTGGCATAACATGCCGGTGCCGCGCATAGAGCAAGTAGTGCAAATCAGCCTAAGTCCGAGTACCCTGCTGGAGGACAGACAGCCCGCGCTAGTTAGCCCGCCGCCAGAACTCAAAGCACAGCAAGACCAGCCCAAGCCACGCCAGCCTAAAATTTCTGAGCCTAAGCTAGCAACGAATAGCGAAGAGTCTCAACAAATCATTCCTGATGCTCCCGCCAATGATTTGCCCCCCAAGCCAGCTGAGCCGCCCGCACAGACATTAGCTGTACCAGAACCCGAGCCGGAACCCAGCCCGGCAGCACCTGCCAGCTACACCTTAGCTTTGCCAGAATCGGTAGAACTGAAGATGGCACTGCTGCGTACCGATCCAGACAGCACGCGTGCACCAATTTATGGGGTAGGCACTATCGATTGGAGCATAGAGGGCGACCGCTACAAATTAAGTATCGAGGCTGGTCTGGACATGCTGTTCACCTCCATTAATCTATACCGACTGACCAGTGAAGGCGGCATTAATAGTTTTGGCCTGGCACCAGAATTGAGTACCGAAGCCAGAAGAACCCGCGCCAAAACCGCGACCCATTTTCATCCAGAAGATAAAACCGTCAGTTTCTCTGCATCCAGTGCCAAACTGGCGATACAAGACGGCGCCCAAGATAAGGCTAGTTTTGTGATGCAATTAGCCAGCATAGGCAAGGGCGACCCTAGTCAATTTTATGCGGGCAGAGAAATCAGCTTGCAGGTAGCGGAGGAAAAAGAACTCAGTGTGTTTGTATTTACCATTTTAGAGAAAGTGGAACTGAGCACAAAACTGGGCACATTTAGCACCTGGCATTTAGTCCGGGCACCGCGCCCAGGCGCCTATAGTTCGCAATTAGAAATCTGGCTAGCCCCCGCTACCGGCTGGTATCCGCTACAAATCCGTAATACCGAGAGCAATGGTATCGTCACGACTCAGAGCGTGATCAAGATCATCCCCAAAAATACCCCTGACCTCTAA
- the queC gene encoding 7-cyano-7-deazaguanine synthase QueC, translating to MNTCNDRALVLFSGGQDSTTCLAWALAHYQHVETIGFDYGQRHAIELTMRPSLLAKMRGFSDDWHAKLGEDHMLDLGLISQLSHTAMTEEIEITMQENGLPNTFVPGRNLMFMLVAATLAYRRGLNVLVGGMCETDFSGYPDCRDDSMKALQVALNLGMATRLKLETPLMWINKAQTWKLAEQLGGSNLVDLIRSDTHTCYLGERGTLHPWGHGCGTCPACALRARGYQEYAGTL from the coding sequence ATGAATACCTGCAACGACCGCGCCCTGGTCTTATTTAGCGGCGGACAAGATTCCACCACCTGCCTGGCCTGGGCTTTGGCGCACTATCAGCACGTCGAAACCATAGGCTTTGATTACGGACAAAGGCATGCGATAGAGCTGACTATGCGCCCTAGCCTGTTGGCCAAGATGCGCGGTTTTTCTGATGACTGGCACGCCAAGCTAGGCGAAGATCACATGCTCGATTTAGGTCTGATCTCGCAACTCTCGCACACCGCGATGACCGAAGAAATAGAAATCACCATGCAAGAAAATGGCTTGCCCAATACCTTCGTGCCGGGTCGCAATCTGATGTTCATGCTGGTGGCAGCGACGCTGGCCTACCGGCGCGGACTCAATGTGCTGGTCGGTGGCATGTGCGAAACCGATTTTTCGGGCTACCCGGATTGCCGCGATGACAGTATGAAGGCCTTACAGGTGGCGCTCAATTTGGGCATGGCGACCCGTCTTAAATTAGAGACCCCGCTCATGTGGATTAATAAAGCGCAAACCTGGAAACTGGCGGAGCAATTAGGCGGCAGCAATCTGGTCGACTTAATACGTAGCGACACCCATACTTGCTATCTGGGCGAACGCGGCACGCTGCATCCCTGGGGTCACGGCTGCGGCACTTGCCCGGCCTGCGCCTTACGCGCCCGGGGTTATCAGGAATATGCAGGAACTTTGTAA
- a CDS encoding PhaM family polyhydroxyalkanoate granule multifunctional regulatory protein — MTSPFSNTDNPAMAAMSDPLNFVKNLWGGMHVPGMVTPTVSIDELDKKITDLKTVESWLNVNMTMLKGSIQALEVQRATISTLKAMGESFAEQMNQAKSGAAAASSDTKTSNQTWPMHAASAAPKAAAPEAPAASKPEASKPEAPKSSASAAASKPATEASSNSGFGNPATMWNLLQDQFKQAVSKVMEGEQAASAMAKAATAGVMGTAAAAHSGAQVPVTAAAKTNTKVTPKPAQKTTAGTASKAAPKAKAAPKKTAKVAKPPAA, encoded by the coding sequence ATGACCTCCCCTTTTTCAAATACTGATAATCCGGCGATGGCCGCGATGAGCGATCCATTGAATTTCGTTAAAAACTTATGGGGTGGCATGCATGTGCCCGGCATGGTGACACCAACCGTATCGATCGATGAGTTAGATAAAAAAATCACTGATCTTAAAACCGTCGAATCCTGGCTGAACGTGAATATGACGATGCTGAAGGGATCGATACAAGCGCTGGAAGTACAGCGCGCCACTATCTCTACCTTAAAAGCCATGGGTGAGAGTTTTGCCGAGCAAATGAATCAGGCAAAGTCTGGCGCCGCGGCCGCTAGTAGCGACACAAAAACCAGCAACCAGACCTGGCCCATGCATGCCGCGAGCGCAGCACCGAAGGCTGCAGCACCAGAAGCACCTGCAGCAAGTAAGCCGGAGGCCAGCAAGCCAGAGGCGCCGAAATCAAGCGCTTCTGCTGCTGCCAGCAAGCCAGCGACAGAGGCGAGCTCAAACTCTGGGTTTGGCAATCCAGCGACGATGTGGAATTTGCTGCAGGATCAGTTTAAGCAAGCAGTGAGTAAGGTGATGGAGGGCGAACAAGCGGCCAGCGCCATGGCAAAGGCTGCCACTGCGGGTGTGATGGGCACTGCCGCTGCAGCCCATAGTGGAGCGCAAGTACCGGTAACAGCGGCGGCTAAAACAAACACCAAAGTAACCCCCAAGCCAGCGCAAAAAACCACTGCCGGCACCGCATCCAAGGCTGCCCCTAAGGCGAAGGCTGCCCCCAAGAAAACCGCTAAAGTCGCGAAACCACCTGCCGCTTAA
- the sorU gene encoding SorU family sulfite dehydrogenase c-type cytochrome subunit, with product MINLNKLMQKLVLAALALSAQAVLAQDTLEAGKKLFTESAVPACALCHRLKHADAAGEIGPVLDELRPDAAQVEKAIRNGIGQMPAFTTLSESDIKLLAKYVSEVAGK from the coding sequence ATGATCAACTTGAATAAATTAATGCAAAAGCTAGTGCTGGCAGCCCTAGCACTTTCCGCACAAGCAGTGTTGGCGCAAGATACATTGGAAGCCGGTAAAAAGTTGTTTACCGAAAGTGCGGTACCGGCCTGCGCGCTCTGTCATCGTCTCAAACACGCCGACGCCGCCGGTGAAATCGGCCCGGTACTCGATGAATTACGACCAGACGCCGCCCAGGTAGAGAAAGCCATACGCAACGGCATAGGCCAGATGCCGGCCTTCACCACACTCAGCGAGAGCGACATCAAATTGCTGGCAAAGTATGTCTCTGAGGTGGCGGGTAAATAG
- the sorT gene encoding SorT family sulfite dehydrogenase catalytic subunit, with protein sequence MTKQLKPSNPSRRHLLTGGAVALAAGGMAGISKSALAQAAASVVPAAAKPLPAYVAWKDPTAMIVHTSSTLETKRSAFGTSVITPAEQLYIRNNLPAPDASIIADRDAWEVQIEGVKNPRNFNLKQLKGMGLETTAMVLQCSGNGRGLFPTKASGTAWAVGAAGCVVWSGVPVRDVVAALGGVADGMVYMTGTGGEKIPEGLDPKSVMVERSVPLKAMGDALLAWEMNGAPIPLAHGGPLRLIVPGYAGVNNVKYIKRLAFTLAQTEAAIQKTGYRLSPPGQKGDPSHPAVWEMAAKSWINSPAPDAGVVPAGMSLIKGVAFGGMQALKAVEVSIDGGASWLAAKFVGPDLGRYAWRQFVLSVKLAPGNYTIASRAIDVLGNLQSEVSMENTGGYNNTSWRDHALKISVV encoded by the coding sequence ATGACTAAGCAACTAAAACCGAGTAATCCCTCGCGCCGCCATCTACTGACCGGCGGTGCCGTGGCACTGGCCGCGGGCGGCATGGCAGGCATCAGCAAAAGCGCCTTGGCGCAAGCCGCCGCCAGTGTCGTTCCGGCTGCAGCAAAACCCCTGCCCGCCTATGTCGCCTGGAAAGATCCGACGGCCATGATAGTGCACACTTCCAGCACCCTGGAAACCAAGCGCAGCGCCTTTGGTACCAGTGTGATTACACCCGCCGAGCAACTGTATATCCGGAATAATTTACCGGCACCGGATGCTTCGATTATCGCCGACCGGGATGCCTGGGAAGTGCAGATCGAAGGCGTGAAAAATCCACGCAACTTCAATCTGAAACAACTCAAGGGCATGGGGCTGGAAACTACCGCGATGGTATTGCAGTGTTCAGGCAATGGCCGCGGTTTATTTCCGACTAAGGCCAGCGGTACCGCATGGGCGGTTGGGGCGGCCGGTTGCGTGGTCTGGAGCGGCGTGCCAGTGCGCGATGTGGTGGCAGCACTGGGCGGAGTAGCGGATGGGATGGTCTACATGACCGGCACAGGCGGCGAAAAAATCCCTGAAGGTCTGGATCCTAAGAGTGTCATGGTAGAGCGTTCGGTACCTCTCAAAGCCATGGGTGACGCCTTGCTGGCATGGGAGATGAACGGCGCGCCTATCCCGTTGGCGCATGGCGGCCCTTTGCGCCTGATCGTGCCCGGTTACGCCGGTGTCAACAACGTTAAATACATTAAACGGCTGGCATTCACACTGGCGCAAACCGAGGCGGCAATACAGAAGACCGGTTATCGACTATCGCCGCCGGGGCAAAAGGGCGATCCTAGCCATCCCGCCGTGTGGGAAATGGCGGCCAAGTCCTGGATCAACTCGCCAGCACCTGATGCTGGCGTTGTGCCGGCCGGAATGAGCTTGATCAAGGGCGTGGCCTTCGGTGGTATGCAAGCGCTCAAAGCTGTGGAAGTGTCGATTGATGGTGGCGCGTCCTGGTTGGCGGCCAAATTTGTCGGGCCCGATCTGGGTCGTTATGCCTGGCGTCAGTTTGTACTGAGCGTGAAACTCGCGCCCGGTAATTACACCATCGCCAGTCGGGCCATCGATGTCTTGGGGAATCTCCAGTCCGAAGTGAGTATGGAAAACACTGGTGGCTATAACAATACCAGTTGGCGTGACCACGCCTTAAAAATCAGCGTTGTGTGA
- a CDS encoding exopolyphosphatase, translated as MSIHARKFRLITRSDFDGLVCAVLLKHLDLIDDIQFVHPKDMQDGKITVTENDISTNLPYVEGVHLAFDHHLSETLRNSETRTNHVIQPDVPSAARVVYNYYGGLKAFPASWDEMMAAVDKGDSAQFNRDEVLNPQRWDLLNFLMDARTGLGRFREFRISNYNLMMDLIDFCKNHGIDEIMQIPDVKERVDLYFEHEAKCKEQILRCATVHKNLVVLDLRKEEIIYAGNRFLIYAIFPDTNISIHVLWGLKNQNTVFATGKSILNRTSKTNIGPLMLEYGGGGHENAGTCQVENENAETVLGTLITRICLDG; from the coding sequence ATGTCTATACACGCAAGAAAATTCCGTCTCATCACACGCAGCGATTTTGACGGCCTAGTCTGCGCCGTCTTGCTCAAGCATCTAGATCTGATCGACGACATACAGTTCGTTCATCCTAAAGACATGCAAGATGGGAAAATTACCGTCACAGAAAACGATATTTCTACCAATCTACCGTATGTAGAAGGGGTGCATCTAGCCTTCGATCATCATCTATCCGAGACCCTGCGCAATAGTGAAACACGGACCAACCATGTGATACAACCGGATGTGCCATCGGCGGCCAGAGTCGTCTACAACTATTACGGCGGCCTCAAAGCCTTCCCGGCCTCTTGGGATGAGATGATGGCGGCAGTCGACAAAGGCGATTCCGCCCAATTTAACCGTGATGAAGTACTCAATCCGCAGCGCTGGGATTTATTGAATTTTCTGATGGATGCCAGAACCGGCCTGGGGCGTTTCCGCGAATTTAGAATTTCGAATTACAACCTGATGATGGATCTGATTGATTTTTGTAAAAATCACGGCATAGATGAGATCATGCAGATCCCCGATGTCAAAGAAAGGGTCGATCTGTACTTTGAACACGAGGCGAAATGCAAAGAACAAATCCTGCGCTGCGCCACAGTTCACAAAAATCTGGTGGTACTGGATTTACGTAAGGAAGAGATTATTTACGCTGGCAACCGCTTCCTGATCTACGCCATATTCCCAGACACAAATATCTCTATCCACGTGTTGTGGGGTCTGAAAAATCAGAACACCGTCTTTGCTACCGGCAAATCCATACTCAATCGCACATCCAAAACCAATATCGGCCCATTGATGCTGGAATACGGTGGCGGCGGGCACGAAAATGCCGGCACTTGCCAGGTAGAAAATGAGAATGCCGAAACTGTATTGGGCACCCTGATCACACGCATTTGCCTAGATGGCTGA
- a CDS encoding phospholipase A: MKKLLCSTTLLVLSSQAMAVDTGCTQILKDSERLACYDQASGRTAPIAILPPDQASEKNASEASQAAAKQAQYEKIRQERIGSNMVDRWELDSSKSTGSFLPRAYKPMYVLPVTYTSEINNNPSSPSPNHTSKNTGAPLNPLEAKFQISLKAKLWENPLGLDANLWAGYTQSSRWQVYTPALSRPFRETNYEPEVMAVFHTPYEIFGWQGRIAGVSLTHQSNGRAQPLSRSWNRVIAEIGMEKGDWSLSLRPWWRIKEAAADDDNPGIENYLGRGELLITRVMGHHVFTLRGRHSLKGGAESRGSAQLDWAFPIGSGVHGYLQLFTGYGESMIDYNVKQTKLGVGISLVEWR; encoded by the coding sequence ATGAAAAAATTACTCTGTAGCACAACACTCTTGGTGCTTTCCAGTCAGGCGATGGCAGTCGACACAGGATGCACGCAAATCCTCAAGGACAGTGAACGTTTGGCTTGCTATGACCAGGCCAGCGGCAGGACTGCTCCGATAGCGATTTTGCCACCGGATCAGGCGAGTGAAAAAAATGCCAGCGAGGCTAGCCAAGCAGCGGCTAAACAAGCGCAATACGAAAAAATTCGTCAAGAGCGCATAGGTTCGAATATGGTCGATCGTTGGGAGCTCGATTCCAGCAAATCAACCGGGAGCTTTTTGCCACGCGCCTATAAACCCATGTATGTGTTGCCGGTGACCTATACCAGTGAAATTAATAATAACCCTAGTTCGCCTTCGCCGAATCACACTTCTAAGAATACCGGCGCGCCTTTGAATCCGCTGGAAGCGAAATTCCAGATCAGTTTGAAAGCCAAGCTGTGGGAAAATCCTCTGGGCCTGGATGCCAATCTGTGGGCCGGTTATACCCAGTCTTCGCGTTGGCAGGTGTACACGCCAGCTTTGTCGCGACCTTTCCGCGAAACTAATTATGAGCCAGAAGTGATGGCAGTGTTTCATACGCCATATGAAATTTTCGGTTGGCAAGGCCGCATCGCTGGCGTGAGTCTGACCCATCAATCGAATGGCCGGGCGCAACCTTTGTCGCGTAGCTGGAACCGCGTGATTGCTGAAATCGGTATGGAAAAAGGCGACTGGAGTCTGAGTCTGCGTCCCTGGTGGCGCATTAAAGAAGCTGCCGCGGATGATGATAATCCTGGCATAGAGAATTACCTAGGACGCGGCGAACTCTTAATCACGCGTGTGATGGGACATCATGTGTTCACTTTACGCGGCCGCCATAGTCTTAAGGGCGGTGCCGAGTCGCGTGGCTCAGCACAGCTCGACTGGGCTTTTCCGATCGGTAGCGGGGTGCATGGCTACTTGCAATTGTTTACTGGTTATGGCGAAAGTATGATCGATTACAACGTCAAACAAACCAAGTTAGGCGTCGGAATCTCTCTGGTCGAGTGGCGCTAA
- a CDS encoding metallophosphoesterase family protein, whose amino-acid sequence MLIALLTDLHANREAVSACLAHAQQQNVSQYAFLGDLVGYGADPVWVLDTVMEYASRGAYVLMGNHDIALIQEERKGMNPIAFQVVEWTRAQLSETHLNFIRNLPYRIEIQELLMVHANAWAPEKWEYVEGTMEATRSMHATKAHITFCGHVHLPTLYHMTLTGKTGEFLPTPENSIPLSKQRRWLVIPGSVGQPRDGNPAACYATFDSVTLELTYYRIPYDTEAAAEKIIAAGLPASLGQRLISGD is encoded by the coding sequence ATGCTGATAGCCTTGCTGACCGATCTACATGCCAACCGCGAAGCCGTCAGTGCTTGCTTAGCGCATGCGCAGCAGCAAAATGTCAGCCAGTACGCGTTTCTGGGTGATCTGGTCGGCTATGGTGCCGATCCGGTCTGGGTGCTCGATACCGTGATGGAGTATGCCAGCCGCGGTGCCTATGTCTTGATGGGCAATCATGATATTGCGCTGATACAGGAAGAACGCAAAGGCATGAACCCGATTGCTTTTCAAGTGGTAGAGTGGACCCGCGCCCAGCTCAGCGAAACCCATCTGAACTTCATTCGCAATCTCCCTTATCGCATCGAAATCCAGGAACTCCTGATGGTGCACGCCAATGCCTGGGCACCAGAAAAATGGGAATATGTAGAAGGCACGATGGAAGCCACCCGCAGCATGCATGCAACCAAGGCGCACATCACCTTCTGCGGCCACGTCCATCTGCCCACCTTGTATCACATGACGCTCACTGGCAAGACCGGTGAATTTTTACCGACTCCGGAAAACAGCATTCCGCTCAGCAAGCAAAGACGCTGGCTGGTAATACCGGGCTCAGTAGGACAACCGCGCGATGGCAATCCGGCAGCCTGTTACGCCACCTTTGACAGCGTCACGCTGGAGCTGACCTACTATAGAATTCCTTACGATACCGAGGCAGCAGCCGAAAAAATTATCGCGGCCGGCCTACCAGCCAGCTTAGGCCAACGTCTAATCTCGGGAGACTAA
- a CDS encoding bifunctional serine/threonine-protein kinase/universal stress protein, with protein sequence MSPSSHRSLQAGMEFDGYRLEEKLHTGGMAALWSVTDLKNRHQTEGDVALPPLIMKVPLLFSTEDPTAIVAFEVEQMIMPKLKGPHVPRYFGAGDFDAQAYIVMEQIAGVSLRSRFDAAPLPIEEVVSTGIKIAHALQDLHRQHVIHLDIKPSNIMFRPDGNAVLIDFGLSRHDKLPDLLDEEFRLPMGTGPYISPEQVLGVRNEPRSDLFSLGVLLYHLATGERPYGHPTSVSGLKKRLYRDPIPPRSHNPAIPKWLQEVILRCLEVESGARFDTAAQLAFMLQNPGQIQLTARAEKIAQDGYLAVIKRRFHAAGSEPVLQHSVSEQLSQAPIIVAALDLTNGSTALADKLRSITRRMLQTEPGARLACLTIRKTSRIGMDDSIVQQGQNVHVKQLVELKHWARPLNISPDKITFHVLEAHDPAAAIIDYAQNNNVDHIIIGSRGSSSIRRYLGSVSAQVVAEAECTVTVVKSHGK encoded by the coding sequence TTGAGCCCGTCCAGCCATCGCAGCTTACAAGCCGGTATGGAATTTGACGGTTACCGTTTAGAAGAGAAACTTCACACTGGCGGCATGGCGGCGCTGTGGAGTGTTACCGACTTAAAAAACCGTCACCAAACAGAAGGTGACGTTGCACTGCCACCACTGATCATGAAGGTGCCCTTGCTGTTCTCTACCGAAGACCCGACCGCGATCGTGGCCTTTGAAGTGGAACAGATGATCATGCCCAAGCTCAAGGGCCCGCATGTGCCGCGCTACTTTGGCGCGGGTGATTTTGATGCCCAAGCGTATATCGTGATGGAGCAGATTGCCGGGGTTTCGCTACGCAGTCGTTTCGATGCAGCGCCCTTGCCGATAGAAGAAGTGGTCAGCACCGGCATCAAGATCGCCCATGCCTTGCAAGATTTGCATAGACAGCACGTGATCCATCTCGACATCAAGCCCAGTAACATCATGTTCCGCCCTGACGGCAACGCGGTGCTGATCGATTTTGGGCTGTCGCGACATGACAAGCTGCCCGATTTACTCGATGAAGAATTCCGCCTGCCTATGGGTACCGGCCCCTATATCTCCCCCGAGCAAGTCTTGGGGGTGCGCAATGAACCGCGTAGCGACTTGTTTTCGCTCGGAGTCTTGCTGTATCACCTGGCCACTGGCGAGCGCCCTTATGGCCACCCAACCTCGGTGTCAGGATTAAAGAAGCGCCTGTATCGCGATCCGATCCCGCCGCGCAGCCACAATCCTGCCATCCCGAAATGGCTGCAAGAAGTGATCTTGCGCTGCCTGGAGGTAGAGTCTGGCGCACGCTTCGATACCGCGGCCCAACTGGCATTTATGCTGCAAAATCCCGGGCAGATCCAGCTCACCGCACGCGCCGAAAAAATCGCGCAGGATGGCTATCTGGCAGTCATAAAAAGGCGCTTTCATGCAGCAGGTTCTGAGCCTGTTTTGCAGCACAGTGTCTCTGAACAATTATCGCAAGCGCCCATCATCGTGGCCGCGCTCGATCTGACCAATGGCTCCACGGCTTTGGCCGACAAACTGCGTTCCATCACCCGCCGTATGTTGCAAACCGAACCGGGCGCACGCTTGGCCTGCCTGACGATACGCAAAACCAGTCGCATAGGGATGGACGACAGCATCGTGCAGCAAGGGCAAAATGTGCACGTCAAACAATTGGTAGAGCTCAAGCATTGGGCCAGGCCGCTCAATATCAGTCCCGATAAAATCACCTTCCACGTGCTCGAGGCCCACGATCCGGCCGCGGCCATCATCGACTATGCACAAAATAATAATGTCGATCACATCATCATCGGTTCACGCGGCAGCTCTAGCATACGGCGCTATCTGGGCAGTGTCTCGGCACAAGTCGTGGCGGAAGCCGAATGCACCGTCACCGTCGTAAAATCCCACGGAAAATAA